From the genome of Phalacrocorax carbo chromosome 5, bPhaCar2.1, whole genome shotgun sequence:
ATCAGTGGTAACCTCTCAAGCCACCCTAATTCAAGGGGGTATCTGAGCCCTTCACAGTGAATCAAATTATCCCAATTCCTATGCTGTGTGTAGCAGGATATATGATAATGGAGGACTCATCTTCCTCCCTGCTGGTGCCAAAGCAGGTCACAGCTGCACAAGCATGTTTGAAAGGAGAATGCAGAAGTGGATTTAAAAATCCCcacatgtttttgttttaagccTTTAAGAGGTCCGTATGTCAGGTGCAGAACAGAAGGCTTCATTCTGTGCTGGGCTGTCAGGGTGTGGATTTCCAGCTCGTGTCTACCTGAAGTGTACACCACACTTTCTTCCATGGCCATGCAAAGTGATGAGGACGCAGCAGCCCCACGGATGAGCACAGACCTGCAGCCCAGGAAGAGAGTGTGTGATGGGGACAGCTCCGTGCCTCAGAGAGGGCAGCACATGGTGGCAGCAGCGTGGGTGTGGAGGGCTCTGCCCGGCGCCTACCGACAGCTCTTGCCTGCAGGCTTGGGTGAGTCACTTCGCTTTGTGAACTCAAAATCAGCCCTGGCACAAATGGAGATACCAAAAAGTCAAATGCTACTGTGAGGTCTGCAGTGTTGAGTTTTACAGGGCACGAGCAAAGAATTGGTGAGGTGGTAAGAATTGTGTCCATGGGTGTGGAAAATGGATCAGGGAGGAAGCAGGGGGTGGAGAGAGCCTTGGCAAGGAGGCTGCAAGCGTCTCTTGTCCATTACATCCCAAACCCATTTGGGCTTCAgcatcccccatcccaccgtCATTCACTTGTCTTTACAACTCGTCCTTATTCTTTCCCTCCTTGCACTTCAGTCATGCACCATCAGTAAGTTGTCACCTTGGTGCAAGGTAATGTGTTAATCACTACCACGAAGTGCTTCATCTCCCCTCCCAGGGTGTGGATCTCCAAGCTAACGTTGAACCTGGGGTCGTCTTGGCTACATGAGGAGGTTTACCTGTGTTAGGAGCAAAATGGCCACCTCACACCCAACCCCACTAAAGTGCAGAGATGTTGAATAACTCAGGGTTGAACCTCTTGCAGGATTCTGCCCAAGGCTCTGTGGACACGGTGTCCCCAAGTGAGCACACAAGAGCAGCTGAACGTCTTAGCTGTGGGATTTTTTGAGGAACTGTTCAAATTACCACATCAGAGTTCTCACAAGTCTATAAAAACTGAGCAAATAGGAAAAGCATATCAGAAAGCATATCAGGAGGCAGATAGGCAGTCCCTCCAGTTCTTTATTGTCCATAATCTGACAAGGCTTTAGGTTAGCCACAAGAAATTTGTCATGAAAATTAAAGACAGTTACGGGGAAGATGGAAATTTGAGTGATATGAACACTTTCAGTGTTTCAGACAAGATTGGGTTTGCCTCAGCTTCTACCACAACCTTTCAGATAAGTGGtaaggtttctttttattaaacagATTGATATGGATTTTATCTGGTCTATGAAGAaagcagaatataaaaattaaatactgcaTTTACACTGcatattaaatgctttttacaGTGACTCCGCTAGTAAATtaacttccatttaaaaagagaagtatGTGAAAATGTTCTTTCTAGCTAAAAGTTGATGCTGAGGATcagaaaaaattagttttttcctcttttaggAAATGCTTAATTTCACTGAGTAAAACTTTCATGTCTTAATAGTTAGTATACCAAAATCAATAGacccaataaaaaaaaagtttatttttagcTGAATATAAATACTTCATTGCTGACTTAACCATTCTATTGTAAAACTAATTAAATCATTGTActcttttaaaactttaaaaaagactttaaaCTCCTGATTACactactttgaaaaaaaatcaattaaggGTAACTTGCTGAATGTCTGAAGTAGTTATTAATGcttctgaaatacttctttCTCCCTAAAGGCCAAAATTTGACAAagcagtttatttcttttacgCTTGCTGGTGACGATTTGTTTCAAATATTACAACTCGTTTTCATTTGTTCTGCAGTTCAatttattattgatttttcttttttgtttttgatgcATACATTCATCACTGTTGGGATCGCATGTCTGCAGTGCTGTGGATCGAGGGGGCATGTACTTTGAGCAACCCTCTTTGAATGGCAGCCTGGGACAGCTAGAAGTGATGGAAACAGGAATTTTATTGATGCAGAAAGGGGAGAACAACCACATTCATCCTGTTACAGGCTGGATTAAGCTTGATAGAAGTGAGCTGTTTAAGATAGCTGAGGAAAAAATGGCCAAGTGAGTTGTAGTGCAAAGCCCGGGAGAGAGGAAGGCAGCCTGCAGGACCTGGCAGTGTCACGGAGGGACCTTGCTGCTCCCCATGACTGGGAAGAACTGTTAATTTATTGTGGCCAAGCCTGAAATGGCTGGAAATGAGCAGAGTTTGTAGCAGGAGAGATGTGAGAGGATGTCTACCCTACTTCTGTTGATTTTTAGAGCCTCGAAGCCAAAGAAAGCCATCCCCATGCTGTGCTCGGACGGTCCTCAGCAtctacctgctgctgctgacggttggccaggggctgctggcatACAAAGGTAATGCTGCAACCTTACTCCTGGCTTGACATCAGAAGACAGCTTTGCTGGGTGCTCTCGGGGGCACAGGTGAGCAGGGGTGAGCATGCAGATAGGAAACCTCCGGGGGAGCACAGAAGCTTCTCCACACACCGCAGGCCAAAGCAGCCACTGCAGGAAACCATTCCCCCACCCGTATATGTGCTTTGCATTTGCAAAAGCACTCCTGGCTGCACTCCTGGCTGCAGCAAGGACTGGCATGTGAAAACGACCTCCCTCGGTCAAACAGTGGTGTTTAACCCCTGGTATCTTACATGGGTGCTGAGGAGCTGCTCTGCCGAACAGGCTTTTCCCAGCTGGATTGGGCAGGGAATATTCACTGCCTGGGCCTTTTGTTTCCTCAGTGTTTAAGATGCAGAGAGACATAGTGAAATTTCAAGAACAAAATACCTCGTATACGGAAGAGATTCTGGAAAGCTACTTTGCCAGCAAACTGCTTTTGGAGAGAAACTCTGTAGAGAAGCACATGGGACATGAAGAAAACTGGAGGAAAAGCTTAGAAGAGGAAATCACCAtaattaaaagcagcaatgcaaacctgatgatgatgatgaacaACATCACCCTGGTTGCAGGTATGGGTCCACTTCTCCATGCTGGCTGTCAGTGGGGAAAGCTGGTTCCTCTGTACCAGTGGCAAAGCTGGGCCAAAAACCTAGTTCAGATGAACAAATAACTAGGGCAAGATTTGGTCTTCCTGTCGGTTAGTGATGCTCCACTGCCCAGGGTTGAACACTGGCTCCAGATGCCCTGGCCGGGGAGCTAGACACACCTGGAGAAGCTGGAGCACAGCCCTGCGCAATGCCCCCAAATCCCACTGCGGCTGCACACGTGGCTCTGGGCTGCTCTTCCCTCTCGTAACTTGTAGACTTGGGCTCTGGGTGCCCTCCAAAAGGGTGGTGTCTTCAGCCGAGACCTATCAACCTTATACTGCTATGTTCTCCACTGAGTGCTGACCACTGAAAAATATccattatatatttatttcagggCCTCCTGGGCGCAAAGGAGATCCTGGTCCACCAGGTATGTTTGTAAACGAACTGTAAGcaacttttcctcttttcctctttccctttttccccctaaGAGACTTGAAGTGAGGATTTGGGATTTCAGTCTCTAGACCCAGACCCTACCCCGTGTGCAAACACCCAGTGCCCTGGCCATGAGGAGACCTGCTTCACCTTTTGACTGATGCCCCAGGAGCCTCACCTTGCCCGAGTGCTCACGCAGAGGTCAGTGACCACCACGGAGGAGCATTTTGGCTCTGCCTCCTCACTGCTACCCCACCAGAAAAGCTCAGGGGCGATGGAAGAACTATACCTGGTCACTATCTGCAATAACTGTCCCAAATCTCCACGTGAGATGAGAAGACCAGTGAAGGGGCTTATGTGCATCCTATGACCAGTGGATAGCTGGGCTTTCTGCCCCAGACATAGCAAGTTCTGCTGCCCAACTCACTCCAGGACAACTCAAGGAGACCTCCCCTGTCCCTGCTTTATAGTGCTCCAGCAGAATAGAGCATGTAACAAATATGACAGATTTGGGACCTTGCCCACCCTGTCTTTGGGGAAATGACTGCACAGACTCAAGAGCAACTGGGTGCAAGTGCTCCACTTCAGAGCCTTGATGCCCTGGGTACCTGGGGGTTTTGGGTAGAACTTCACCCGCTGCAGGAGATAAATATCTCCAGACTCTGAGGATACAGGAAGTCCTGATCTAATATTGGCTCCACTTTCAGCAGAGGTTGGACTAGGCAATGTCCAGAGAAACCAGAGTTTCTGTGGTCTTATGATGATGATCTAAGATGCAGTCCTTGTTAGGTCAGGTCTATATCTCATCCATCCCTAGTTCTTGGCTACGCTCATGAgtccttctgaagaaaaaaaaattaatatatttttaaaaaatcatgttttcatATCTTCCTGGCTGCACTTATAATACTGAAACAGCACCTCCCGCCAAGCACTGTTATTATACATCAGAGCCCAATAGTTCAGTGTATTTTCAGGAAAGATCTCCCCAAAGGTCCCACGAGCTGGGCTTGGCTGGAGAACAGCTGGCCCCTGCCCAGCCATGCACTCAGCTGAGCTCCACAGACTTTATTCAAGCAGTTGTACTGGTTCCTTCCAGCTGAAGATTGGCCTCGGTGGTGACTGAAGGTGCATGCACAAAGGATGATTAAAAAATTAGTCTCTTCTTCCTAGCCATTACTGTGAATAGATGATGTGTGTCAGCTGATATATGTATGTTACATCTCAGGGCTTCAGGGACCACCAGGGACAAAGGGAGACCAAGGAATCCAAGGTAAGGCTTTTCTGACACCTGAATTATTTCTGTGGGTGAACATAAAGTGGCTTTATGGATGATTTTATGGGCAATCTTGTCCTCAGTCAAGGTGTAAGTCAGTAGGAATATCGTTAGAGTTGAAGGAAATAAGCCTATGTAAAACTAATGCGAACAAAGGCaaaattttgctggaaaaaaaatctcattataAAAGTCAACGTGCACTGTTCACCATGGTGGGCCAGTTCCTCACTGCCATCAGCACCACTCTCAAGAGCACAGAGAGCAGAGTTTGGCTCATGCCCACGGCTGAGCCACAAGGCCTGCTGCTGGTGTTCTCTGGTCACAACTCCCAGTGAAGCAACAGAAAGGTGGTGCTGTCCTTGCAGGCTTTCGTGGACTACAGGGTGTGAAGGGGAGCAAAGGAGatcctggtcctgctggccCAAGTGGTGAACCAGgaacaagaggagaaaaaggagagatggGGCTTGCAGGTAAGACTTCTTcattatctcaacatttttaaGATTCTCCCATGTATTCCTGTTTAAACTCAACCTACTTAAAACACCAGAAGAAGTCTTCATAggtcaaatatttcaaaaaatccAGGAAGCCCTGAGAGTGGCTTACCAATCAATGAGGGAGCTGGGTGAACAGGACATTCAACCTGATCTGAAGGGATATCATTTCATGTCATGCTCCTTCAAAGCTCCCAaaggagggatggggaaagggaaggagcaaaATATTGACTCTGCACCATGGAAGTCTCTTTATAGAACAAGCTTTATCTAACGAAAGCCACGGGTATTCAATTATCAGCCTATCCCAGATTAAAAGCATAATGTTTGCAGCAGGATTTAATGGtataaaataatacaatatAATTTATATGCACAAGCATGTGGGTGTTAGTCCTCACTTTAGTAAAACCTATTTCTGAGAACTTTATATCTTATATAAGCCTGACTTTTATACACCTTGAGTAGCAGACTTATGCACCATGTTTCACCCATGTAAATGCATTAGTGGGCACCTCCTGATAGCTGTTATTCAGTGGTCTCACATGGGCTACACCCAGACAGGAAATGCTGAAAGCAGGATGGCAGAAGATGTGTTTGGTGCAGACCAGGGAGGACAGTTGGACAGGTTGATCCTCAGATCTTCCATCAGATCCCAAATACTCCAGTACGCTCATTAACACAAGTTGCTCCAGAAGAGAAAAGTGAAAGTAGGAGGAATACCAAAAGGTGAGGACTTTGGGATAGTTCTGGAGCAGAAAGATGAAGGAGATGTTAATCTTTAAATAAGGCACTTGCAAGTAATTCAGCTTTTTTGGAGCATGCTGATCACCTGTTCAGAAAAGAGGAGGATAAGGAGAGAAGTGGCAGTTCCCTGGAAGCAGAGGAGTGGAATACACTGTCCTCCATCTCCACTGTGGCTAGGAGAAGGGAAGGGTTCAGACTGCAGTAAGGGATATTTAACTAGAGAAGAAAGCAAGTGGTAGGGATAGTTTGGGGAATAGACTGTGGAGGTGTCATGGCACCACTGCAAGTCTTTAACATCAGGTCAGACAAACATATGGGCAGACAGTCTGGAAGAGCCGGAGGTGGCTCAGACAGACTCCTGAGGTGCCATCCAGCCCTGTCCTCCTACAGCTTTATGGGAATGCCACTGAATGGTAAATGCAGATTTGAGGCCGAACACTGCTACTGTCGCAGCTAGACAGAGGTGCTCCACTGGCTGCAGAGACAATGAATACGTTCTTTTGAGTTTATACATGTGTTGTGCTGTTTGATAGGTCCTCAAGGACAGAAAGGCGAAATGGGCAAGAAGGGAGACCCTGGGTCCCGTGGACCCATAGGTCCTCAGGGACAGCAGGGAGTCCCAGGACTGCCGGGTTTCAATGGTAAGTGCAGAGAACATAGTGCAACCCACCTCCAGCACATGCGTGCCATGGTGGAGAGCTGTCTTAGCTGAAGC
Proteins encoded in this window:
- the MARCO gene encoding macrophage receptor MARCO, whose protein sequence is MKIKDSYGEDGNLSDMNTFSVSDKIGFASASTTTFQISEPRSQRKPSPCCARTVLSIYLLLLTVGQGLLAYKVFKMQRDIVKFQEQNTSYTEEILESYFASKLLLERNSVEKHMGHEENWRKSLEEEITIIKSSNANLMMMMNNITLVAGPPGRKGDPGPPGLQGPPGTKGDQGIQGFRGLQGVKGSKGDPGPAGPSGEPGTRGEKGEMGLAGPQGQKGEMGKKGDPGSRGPIGPQGQQGVPGLPGFNGSTGEPGRPGQKGEAGIAGQRGPVGTPGLEGRPGQKGEKGDRGPTGSPGVPGIAGLRGEKGDKGLPGLPGQKGTKGDMGLTGNPGLAGEKGSKGDYGPQGLKGVPGAKGAKGERGFPGYAGMKGSKGEKGEGTGFRQLIRIAGGGSRGRVEIFHQDSWGTICDDSWGTQDASVVCRMLGYNRAVSTFTAPPGTGPIWLDDVNCNGRELSIFDCAKPDWGVNNCSHNEDAGVECS